A single region of the Ciconia boyciana unplaced genomic scaffold, ASM3463844v1 HiC_scaffold_38, whole genome shotgun sequence genome encodes:
- the RNF31 gene encoding LOW QUALITY PROTEIN: E3 ubiquitin-protein ligase RNF31 (The sequence of the model RefSeq protein was modified relative to this genomic sequence to represent the inferred CDS: inserted 1 base in 1 codon), which yields MAEEAEPRTPMPVEGGSQGAPPNPGGSPRIADTSEGVPQDPEGSPHIVGSSEGSPHITEASKGSPPNPEESPHITGASEGAPPNQGGSPHAPEGSPPPSLGALRAALEAALARDPGEATPAELRPLLGVPLPPAKCRHLDGARLLRDNLRLEPGRPPQGLGGLRTALSILEKYGRNLLQPRPPRHWRAVRFGNPVFRSTVGAIQGGRGVLRLLGYTEETEEGLSFPRGGAPHGPRVAAVTADVLLLRAELDLLLADQHPNPQFFTDILAGGAEGPLVPDSLPITDGESSAGGTPRPAAPDCVPRRPPSPRGDPSSSLAPWPYGTCQPPGAMGQPPGGSEGGGWACASCTFLNPGPSVLCGVCERPRLARRPPPAPQGWQCPHCTYWNEGSGRVCEVCHRTGGTPPPPAAPRPATPVTPGGPKRAEEPPALSPSQEAERRRQERLREDGRRLVALVRAAEAQGVPAEAVVAGRRRWGPAAAAVARVRGGGRAGGPLGALSLREAARAWARAHAHPQRALEACLGARRRQLRARAALGFPERGAAGAALYQNGGAVWGALGDLQRRRLQPFQRRLWQPQQPPLDFDCPDQQAVARRVLATLGVASWGRAQLVATLGRELGLGRGPRGLGELVEAVGHCPDRAVLRRRLRCECAVCGWGLPRQQMQWLTSCECPLCPECFRLHFTIGVKERRVGDLVCPACARPDLADEAQRLSYFSTLDIQLRQCLDPDTYQLFTQKLTELELMRDPKFIWCIQCSFGFIFEAEQGPAQCPQCHQCFCPRCQRPWDPQHATLSCAEFGAWLSARDPQAPPVGLAAFLQEHGIACPQCGVWYALARGGCMHFQCSQCRHHFCSGCYGPFHAKDRCPERGCPLRGSLHGHHPRDCLFYLRDWEPPRLQRLLRVKGVPFDTEPPAGARPVPGGGCGVLEQKETPAGLRDEPCGRETPXGHAGLCRGHYTEYLVRLINEHRLDPALLYTPAELHAAAERHLPGGRPPRAAQESEEEYGVRLRRLLAREAPLGTRPPRR from the exons ATGGCGGAAGAGGCTGAGCCCCGTACCCCCATGCCGGTGGAAGGGGGCTCCCAGGGGGCACCCCCCAATCCAGGGGGGTCACCCCGCATCGCGGACACCTCCGAGGGGGTACCCCAAGATCCTGAGGGGTCCCCCCACATCGTGGGGTCCTCCGAGGGGTCCCCCCACATCACGGAGGCCTCCAAGGGGTCACCCCCCAACCCTGAGGAGTCCCCCCACATCACGGGCGCCTCCGAGGGGGCACCCCCCAACCAAGGGGGCTCACCCCACGCCCCCGAGGGGTCCCCCCCACCCAGCCTGGGGGCACTGCGGGCGGCGCTGGAGGCGGCTCTGGCCCGGGACCCCGGGGAGGCGACGCCGGCCGAGCTGCGCCCGCTTTTGGGGGTCCCTTTGCCCCCCGCCAAGTGCCGGCACCTGGATGGGGCCCGGCTGCTGCGGGACAACCTGCGCCTG gagccggggcggccgccgcaggggctgggggggctgcggaCGGCGCTGAGCATCCTGGAGAAGTATGGCCGCAacctgctgcagccccggcccccccggcacTGGCGCGCCGTCCGCTTCGGCAACCCCGTCTTCCGCAGCACCGTCGGCGCCATACAG gggggccggggggtgctGCGGCTGTTGGGGTACACGGAGGAGACGGAGGAGGGGCTGAGCTtcccccggggcggggcgccccacggcccccgcgTGGCCGCCGTCACCGCCGACGTCCTGCTGCTGCGTGCCGAGCTGGACCTCCTGCTGGCC GACCAGCACCCGAACCCCCAGTTCTTCACCGACATCCTGGCGGGGGGGGCTGAG gggCCGCTGGTGCCCGACTCGCTGCCCATAACGGATGGGGAGAGCTCTGCAG GAGGGACCCCCCGGCCGGCCGCGCCCGACTGCGTCCCCCGGCGCCCGCCCAGCCCCCGAGGGGATCCCAG CTCATCGCTGGCCCCGTGGCCATACGGGACCTGCCAGCCCCCCGGCGCTATGGGGCAGCCCCCCGGCGGCAGCGAGGGCGGGGGCTGGGCCTGCGCCTCCTGCACCTTCCTCAACCCCGGCCCCAGCGTCCTCTGCGGCGTCTGCGAGCGTCCCCGCCTggcccggcggccgccccccgccccacag ggctggcagtgccccCACTGCACCTACTGGAACGAGGGCTCGGGGCGGGTGTGCGAGGTCTGTCACCGCACCGGGGGGacgccgccgccccccgccgccccccgccccgcgaCGCCGGTGACGCCGGGGGGACCCAAGCGGGCGGAGGAGCCCCCCGCCCTCAGCCCCTCCCAGGAggccgagcggcggcggcaggagcgGCTGCGGGAGGACGGCCGGCGCCTCGTCGCCCTCGTCAGG GCGGCGGAGGCGCAGGGGGTGCCGGCGGAGGCGGTGgtggcggggcggcggcgctggggcccggcggcggcggcggtggcgcgGGTgcgg gggggcggccgaGCCGGGGGGCCGCTGGGGGCCCTGTCCCTGCGGGAGGCCGCCCGCGCCTGGGCCCGCGCCCACGCCCACCCCCAGCGCGCCCTGGAGGCCTGCCTGGGCGCCCGCCGGAGGCAG CtgcgggcgcgggcggcgctGGGGTTCCcggagcggggcgcggcgggcgccgcCCTCTACCAGAACGGGGGGGCCGTGTGGGGGGCGCTGGGCGACCTGCAGCGGCGGCGGCTGCAGCCCTTCCAGCGGCGGCtctggcagccccagcagccgccCCTCGACTTCGACTGCCCCGACCAGCAG GCGGTGGCGCGGCGAGTGCTGGCCACGCTGGGGGTGGCCAGCTGGGGCCGGGCGCAGCTGGTGGCCACGCTGGGgcgggagctggggctgggccgCGGCCCGCGGGGCCTGGGCGAGCTGGTGGAGGCCGTGGGCCACTGCCCCGACCGCGCCGTCCTGCGCCGCCGCCTGCGCTGCGAGTGCGCCGTGTgcggctgggggctgccccggcagcAG ATGCAGTGGCTGACGTCGTGCGAGTGCCCGCTGTGCCCCGAGTGCTTCCGCCTGCACTTCACCATCGGGGTGAAGGAGCGGCGCGTGGGGGACCTGGTCTGCCCCGCCTGCGCCCGCCCCGACCTGGCCGACGAGGCCCAGCGCCTCTCCTACTTCTCCACCCTCGACATCcag CTGCGGCAGTGCCTGGACCCCGACACCTACCAGCTCTTCACCCAGAAGCTGACGGAGCTGGAGCTGATGCGGGACCCCAAGTTCATCTGGTGCATCCAG TGCTCGTTCGGGTTCATCTTCGAGGCGGAGCAGGGCCCggcccagtgcccccagtgccaccagtgcTTCTGCCCCCGCTGCCAGCGCCCG TGGGACCCCCAGCACGCGACCCTCTCCTGCGCCGAGTTCGGGGCCTGGCTGAGCGCCCGCGACCCCCAAGCACCGCCCGTGGGGCTGGCGGCCTTCCTGCAGGAGCACGGCATCG cgTGCCCGCAGTGCGGGGTGTGGTACGCGCTGGCCCGGGGGGGCTGCATGCActtccagtgctcccagtgccgccACCACTTCTGCAGCGGCTGCTACGGCCCCTTCCACGCCAAGGAC cgctgccccgAGCGGGGCTGTCCCCTGCGGGGGTCCCTGCACGGCCACCACCCCCGCGACTGCCTCTTCTACCTGCGCGACTGGGAGCCCCCCCGCCTCCAGCGCCTGCTCCGGGT GAAGGGGGTGCCCTTCGACACGGAGCCGCCGGCCGGAGCCCGACCCGTGCCCGGAG GCGGCTGCggggtgctggagcagaaggagacgccggcggggctgcgggacgAGCCCTGCGGCAGGGAGACCC CGGGGCACGCCGGGCTCTGCCG GGGGCACTACACCGAGTACCTGGTGCGGCTGATCAACGAGCACCGCCTGGACCCGGCGCTGCTGTACACGCCGGCCGAGCTGCACGCCGCCGCCGAGCGCCACCTGCCGGGCGGGaggccgccccgcgccgcccaGGAGAGCGAGGAGGAGTACGGAGTGCGCCTGCGCCGCCTGCTGGCGCGGGAGGCGCCGCTGGGGAcgcgccccccgcgccgctgA